The genomic DNA GAATATAAAATTGGCCACAGTTCAATATTGAGCCCTTAAAGAATTTAATATTTAGAAGTAAGGCAGAAACAGGGGACTGAAATGAGATGCTAAGAAGGTAGGAAATGGTAATATCATTGTACTCAAGAGAAGAGAGGATTTTAAAAACGAGAGAGGTAATTCAGATAAAACTTGCCAAGAGGCCGAGTTGCATGAAAGCAGAAAGTTACAAGAGCACCCTCTGCATAGGGCCCATTGGTGGTGAGTGGGAGCAGTTTCAGGGACAGAatggaaatgaaatgttttattacCAAATGCCATTTCAAACAGTTGAGACTGAAGCATTTCTAGATATTTCCTGTGATGAGCAGCAGAGATTTGAGTTTATAGGAGAATATAAAATCACGGAAGGGAGAATGTTAACcattttttaacagaaaactgTAGTTCTATGGAGGAGGAAAGATAAATGGCAAATAAGACTCTGCAAACACTAAAGGATTTTATGCATAATCCCACCTACCCTCACAACAACCTTCTCTAAGTGAGGTGGAGCATTGCAATTCCCCagttacagagaaggaaaacagacCTGGAgataagtgatcagtgcaagacCACGCAGCTAGTGTAAGTAGCAGTCATGATTTAATTCCAAACCTTGAGATTCTAAATTTTTTCATACCACATGGAAAGAAACTAGCTTATTTTCAACTTGGATTGCTGAATTTTTTGCATTTAAGGCATTTTAATGGAAACAATAAAGTCTAGTTATTTAGGACATTAGAATTGGATAAAGCTAGTACTCAGCTACCTAACACTACTATGGTATCTGACAGATGAAGTTtccaaaaatttaattttctattattaaaagAGAGCAAGTTCTTTCAGTACTTACTTTGTCCAGTATTACATTAATGTTATTAACATTATCTTATTCTATTATCTTATTATAAATCTATTTAATAAATCTTATTATAAATCTATTATCTTATTATAAATCTATTATCTTATTAATGCTCATAAACTTATTAACTGGACCTAGAAAAGAGTAGCTATGTTGAAACTGAGCCACTCTAAGgatttgaaagaagagaaaaaaagggaaagattaGATATTGTTAAGAATAAAGGGCTTTTCTTTAAGTAGAAATCAGATATCAGTCTTGCTGAAGATAAGAATTCtcgtgtgattaaaaaaaaaaaaaacattaaaaaaaaaagaattctcctgTGATGAACAGGCTAGAGGGTGGGTAGAGGGATAGCTACATGAATATGGAAGTTGATATGAATTTAAGTGAAGGAGAACAGAAAGAGGTggctcttccccccaccccccaccccaataaGCTAGAGGCAGGGCTGTATTACAGAGATTTGTGAATATGGAAGGGACCTGGGAGATACATTCTAGAACAGTTGTCTCCAGGAGAAttttctgcagtgatggaaatattctgtatctgaATGGTCCAATATGGTAACCACTAGTTATGTATGCTACTGAGGAGTTAATGTGTTTAAATATGATTGAGGTATtgagctttcagttcagtcactcagtcatgtccaactctttgcaacccatgaactgcagctcagcaggcttccctgtccatccccaactcttggagcttgctcaaagtggACTCATGTCAATCGattgagttttaattttatttaatttttacaaattgaaatcACCGTGTCTGGCTAGTGGCAACCACACCAGATGTAGCAGTACTAGAGAAAATATACAAGTTGTGTGATTAATAGGAGCATTGGAAATTGTATGCTTTATTTGATTTACCCAGACACCTAAGTCTGAGATTTCTGAACAGAAAATTGGCTTTTATGATTGTGAGTTTAGCTTAATTATCATGTAGAAAGGGTACCaaggtttattttaaagaaaattaattggCTTAAATGTATGTTTACCCAGGGTATTTGATATCACCATGAACACAGAAAACACTagcttttctctgttcttttatgAAACTGTCTTGTGATATCCATTTTCATGATGTGTAATGTTCTATCTACTAAATGAGATTTGAGTTCCTTCAGGGTAGAAATGTGGGTTATGCTTCTCCATGTCTATGAGGACTAATAACTGATTTTGTTCAAGGTCCAGAAATGGAAATAAGGGCTAATGTTCCCAGGAAGTTATACATAGGAGAAGTTACCTTGTAAAAACTGATGAAGGAGAATTTCCAGGAACCATGGCAGCCTCTAATATTACCTCAACCCATCCAGCTGCCTTCCTGTTGGTAGGAATTCCAGGTTTGGAGCACCTGCATGTCTGGATCTCCATTCCTTTCTGCTTCGCCTATACTTTGGCTCTTCTGGGAAACTGCACCCTTCTCTTCATTATTCAAGCTGATGCAGCCCTCCATGAGCCCATGTacttgtttttggccatgctggcaATCATTGATCTTGTCCTTTCTTCTACAACACTTCCCAAAATGCTGGCTATTTTTTGGTTTAGAGATCGAGAAATAAACTTCTATGCCTGTCTGGTCCAGATGTTCTTTCTTCACTCCTTCTCCATCATGGAGTCGGCGGTGCTGCTGGCCATGGCctttgaccgctatgtggccatctgcaagccactGCACTACAGCACCATCCTCACCGGGCCACTTATCACCAAGATCGGCTTGGCTGCTGTGACTCGGGCTGTGACACTCATGACTCCACTCCCCTTTCTGCTCAGACGCTTCCACTACTGCCGAGGTCCAGTGATTGCCCACTGCTACTGTGAGCACATGGCCGTGGTAAGGCTGGCCTGTGGGGACACTCGCTTCAACAACATCTATGGTATTGCTGTGGCCATGTTCATAGTAGTGTTGGACCTGCTTTTTGTTATTCTGTCTTATATCTTCATCCTCCAGGCAGTTTTACAGCTTGCCTCTCAGGAGGCCCGCTACAAGGCCTTTGGGACATGTGTGTCCCACGTAGGTGCTATCTTGTCCACCTACACACCTGTGGTCATCTCCTCAGTGATGCACCGTGTGGCTCAGCGGGCTGCCCCGCATGTCCACATACTACTTGCtatcttttatcttcttttcccaCCCATGGTCAATCCCATCATCTATGGTGTCAAGACCAAGCAGATTCGTGATCACGTGCTCAGTCTATTCTGGAGAAAGAATgtatagatatttttttttcttaagcactAGTCCAGAACCTATCAGTCCAGTGGATACTGAACTGAGGTGGAGAGGAAAAACCTCAACAGGAAAATTTGAGTTTGGCAATTCTCCAGTGTAAGTCCGATTCCTCACAAATCCAGTCAGATCAAACGAGATATGTCCCTATAGTTTCATAGCAGAGGTCTGACCTATTCTTGTAGGCTCATCACATACATAAGGACAACATAAAGACCATTCCAAAGCATTTCTGTCATCTAGGTGAAAGACAGTAGAAATACTGGCTGAGATTGGTACAAGAAGCTGAGATTTTGGTCAGCTCTTCATCTACACTGAGGAATTGAACCACAAATTTTAAGATTCAAATGCCAATACCGCAACTAGTTCTACTGAAATTGCCTCCAAATCCTTTCTAATAAGTGGCCTTTAGCCTCTGCCACTATTTAGCCAACTACCACTCAATGTTATTAGCTCTACAGTTGAACAGCTCCATGTCTGATGAGACTTATTCCTCCCACTGAGTCAGTTTCCTAATTCCTTTCAGACTCATACTAATGGCCAACTTTTTACTTAACAgttatcaagcatcttctcctgACATCCATTTATACAAACATATCATGTAACTAACTCTTCACATATACATCTTTTGTCTCCAAAACCACTAattgtaatatttattgaatgaacaaaGAGTCAAATACCATCTTTAGGCTATGAAATGTAGAAACAATAATTAACACTATCCTGAAGTAATTAGCACCATAATTAACATTCCATCATGAAGACTTCTGAAGCTTAAGAAATGAGTTacaagtgtggagatttcttaaaaaactggaaatagaactgccatatgacccagcaatcccacttctctgggcatacacaccgaggaaaccagatctgaaagagacatgtgcaccccaatgttcatcgcagcactgtttataatagccaggacatggaagcaacctagatgcccatcagcagacgaatggatgaggaagctgtggtacatatacaccatggaatattactcagcattaaaaagaagtcatttgaatcagttctaatgagatggatgaaactggagcccattatacagagcgaagtaagccagaaagataaagaccattacagtatactaacacatatatatggaatttagaaagatgggaatgataaccctatctgcaaaacagaaaaagagactcagatgtatagaacagacttgtggactctgtgggagaaggcgagggtggggtgtttcaagagaacagcatcgaaacatgtatattatctagggtgaaacagatcaccagcccaggttggatgcatgagacaagtgctcgggcctggtgcactgggaagaccccagagggatcgggtggagagggaggtgggaggggggaccgggatggggaatacatgtaaatccatagctaattcatttcaatgtatgacaaaaaccactgcaatgatgtaaagtaattagcctccaattaataaaaataaatggaaaaaaaattagaaaaaagaaagaaaagagttacAATATGTAATTGAGGTAGTTTGAATTATTGTTCAGATATTTATTCTCTTGTCCCTCTACCACGGGAGGGGATTTTTCTCACTCCAGGAATGTTAAGTCTTTGCTATGTGATTTTCTTTGGCCAGTGGAATATAGTGGTCTTGAAATGTGCCACAATaataaaagatgttaaaatgtgtCTGTAGCTTGGCTCAGTCACTCACTTTTCTCTTCTGCTTACAAGAATGATCATGCTCCCGGAGCTTTTTTTCACCCTAGACTAAGATGGAAAATATACATGAAGCAGATGTGAATCTGACTCACAGACTGGAATACAGCCACAGCTGACCCATAGTGTTCCTATAACATGAGCAaagataattttgttgttgttgttgttttcctttttagtaaACCACTTAGATTTGGGAGTTGTTTCATCACATAACCCAGGAAAAAGCTGACTGATGGAGTTGTGAGCTCTTTGTTGCATTCCAACTCATGACAGTTCAagactaaatatttaaagaaaagaaattgcatTATTTCTTCTATTATATCCTAAAATTGATACCACTTCCATTTATCTTTCTGCTTTGGTTTCTTATAATTGAACACTCCTTCAGTTAGTACTTTGTAAAAGAATCTCATGCCCAGTTTTCATGAAAGTGTCTTATGCAAccatgttcttttttattttgtgatctTTTTCTTCAGTAATAAGTTTCTTCAATTCTAAAAACCAAGAAACCTGATTAGTCTCTGAAAGAGCACGTCCAGGCCCTTGTCGTGTCACAGCTTGCATCGTAGGCACACACGAAGAATGATGGTCTCAAGGATCTGAGCCAGCTACCCTGGCACAGTTTGATTACACTAGACTGCTTCCATCATGCAAGTGTTGGCGGAGGGGGGCAGTCAGTGTTTTGTTCTTATTGGAATAGATATTCAGGATATGGTTTTTCCTTCCCTTTATGCAATGCTTTTTCCAAActtgtgtgaaagttgctcattcgtATTCAACtccttgcgacaccatggactgcagcctaccaaagtcctctccccatggaattcttcaggccagaatactggagtgagtagccatttccttctccaagggcttcccaacccagggattgaacacaggtctcctgaattgcaagcggattctttagcagctgagctatcaggaaggCCTTTTCCAAACTTATCTATGGATTTATAGAATGCCTTATCCACCATTAGGGTATTGCATTGCTTCTGGTAAGAATTCAGTTCATAGATGACATAATGATCCCATGTTCATGGAATTCACTAATGTTAATCATGTTTCCCATCACCCTGAAGCAGCTAGATTTATAGAACAGTGGCATGGCCTTTTGAAGACAGATACAGTACCAACTAGGTAGCAATACCTTGCAGGGCTTCAGAAGGTTCTCCAAAAGGCTGCATATGCTCTGAGTCAGCATCTGATATATAGtattaatactatttttttccccatagtcaGGATTCACAGGTCTAGGAATCAAGGGGAAAAGTGGGAGTGACACTATTAGCAAAATTTTTGCTCTTTCCACAATCTTAGGCCTTGTTGACCTAGAAGTCTTCGGAAATGATGCTTCTACTAGGACACACAATGATTCCATTGAACTGAAATTTAAGACCACCACCTGGTCACTTTGAACTCACATCTGAATCAAAAGGCAAAGTAGGGAATTACTGTGTGAACTGGGGTGACTGATCATTACTACCAAGGAGTAAATGGTCCATTACTCTACAATGCAAGTAAGGAAGAATTTATCTGGATATGCAAGAGATTCCTTAGGGTGTCTCTTGGTATTACCATGCCCCGTGATTAAGGTCACAGGAAAACTTgccaaatcgcttcagtcatgtccaactctttgcaacccctggactgtcggcacccaggctcctctggccatggaattctcctggcaagaatactggggtgggtagccatgccctcccctccaggggaattttcccaacccagggatccaacccatgtctcctgtggctcctgcattacaggcagattctttatcactgagccactggggaagcccccccCAATAGAAAACAGTAATAACTCAGTTCATGAAGGACTACTAATGGACCATATTCTATAGTAATAAAGTTTGATTATTCTGTGAAGTAAAGAACCATGAAAAGCTGAGGTGCATGCTGAAGGCAGTTAATATGGAATGAATAGTGGAAAAAGGTAATTAGAAATGCCAGCTATAAGCACACCATGATGTTAATCAATTTAGGGGAAGGGCCAAAGAATCaacacttttgaactgtagtgctagagaagacttttgagagttccttggactgcaaggagaccgaaacagtgaatcctaaaggaaatcagccctgaatattcattggaaggactggtgctgaagctccaatactttgaccacctgatgggaagaatcaacttattggaaaagaccctgattctgggaaaggttgaaggcaggaggagaagcgggtggcaAAGGTTGAGgtgcaccaccaactcaatggacatgaatttgagcaaactctggaagatagtggaggacagaggatcctggcatgctgcagtccatgggatcacaaagagtaggacgcaactaagtgaccaaacaacaacggAACAAAGGAACTACTGAAACAGAAGTTATGGTGTCAAAGAACTTTTACTTTGTGGATCAGTACCAGCTTACTGAAGAATCTTTACTGAAATGCACTGTGAGAATAACCAGTTTGGGGTATGTGCTTTTGGATATGAGTGCTACAGAGTGGAAGCACATGAGTGTGTTGGTAACAcacacgctaagtcacttcattcgtgtccgactctgaaagAAcctatggcctgcagcccaccaggctcctctgtccatgggatttcttcaggcaagaatactggagtgggttgccatactctccctccaggggattttcccgacccagaaatcgaacccgcgtctcctgcttcccctgcatcgcaggtggattcttcactgctgagccaccagggaagccccttgtgtaACTTTACTACAAAATTAATAGTTTGAGAAACCTTATCAGGTTTGTGCCCTCAGCTCCCCTGTATGGGTCTGATTGATACCAAAACATTAAAGTAATTTAGAAAATGGGAGAAGACAAAAGGGAGTGTCAAGGAACTCTTGCAGAGTGACAGTTTACATGGTTGAGAAACAGAATAAAGTGGACAATGATGGAGTTAAAACAAAGGTGCTGATGCAGCACTATCAGAGACTGGAATAGACTAATGGAACCCTCTCTTCTATTTGTCCCTTAACATTAAAAGGCCCCAAGCAAATTTACCTGAGTTTGAAAAACTTAAATTGTTGGAAGGCAAAGAGGATAATGAAATCTGACCAGGAAATGCAAGGGACAATGATTAGTTAGATTAATCAATGCACAAATTTGAAGTCAACCAGGACCCTGTGGGGACTTCCCACATACAAGCTCGTCTATGATtcctgcttgtttttgttttttaaaaaagcctttagTCTcttgtgtgttagctgctcagttgtgtccaactcttttgcaaccctatggactgtagcctgcaaggctcctctgtccgtgggattctccaggcaaggatactggagcgggttgccatgcaaCCTGgaagtttcctcctccaggggatcttccccacccagggatcgaaccctcatctcttatatcttctgcattggcaggcagattctttaccattagcactacctgagaagcccaattaGTCTTCTAGACCTTCTGAATTCCAAAGAGCAAACTTGACTAGCTATTAGAGAAGTgaggaaatgcagaaaaaaagaacagtcaAGCAAGAAAAGTAATAGTTTGAACAACACTTCAATCACAGAAACAGTCACGAGACTCCTAGTTTCTCCCCAAAGAGTATAGCTAACAATCTGGCACATATACCtgagtcctggagaaggaaatggcaacccactcaagtattcttgcctggcaaattccatggacagaggagcctggtgagctacagtccacggggtggcaaagagacacaactgtgcaattaacacatacacatactcgATCATTTGTATAGAAACCAGGACCCCACTGGATAGAAACTGCTGATCAGTACCCACAGAGACCCAGTCAATCTGGAGCAAGAAAAttgataaacaaaaaatattcatGGTATTTTGGTTATGACCCAACTAATCAGAAGAACCCATAATAAGCTGATCATTAATTTATGACCCTTTACCTTTACTTTCAGTCTTTAAAACCCCTTTCCTGAAAGCCATTGGAAAGATCAGGGTCTTTGAGCATTTTAGCATTAGCTGGTTATTCTCTTTGCTCGGTGCTCTGCAAATAAACACTGTGATTTTCTTCATCACAACCCTGTGTCAGTAGATTAGCTCTGCTGTGTGTCAGGTAAGTGAAACTGGTTTGGCAACAATTTTGGTGATGACAAAGGTACTACCATCCTGAGTGGGCATTTGCCCACAGCACATTGGCACTGGCTAGTAGTGGCTCTCAGGTTCTGTACAGAAGATGCATAAGGACCTTTTTCTCATGAACAGTCCCAAGGGCTTGGGGCCATTGACATCATTGGCTGGTGCTGCTTTTGACTTTGTGCTTGTTGAGATGCCTCTGATAAGTATCAGAGCTCATATGCACTGGCTCTGCATGTGATATTTTTTCTCTTAGTCATTTAGCTCTGTCTGTGACAGGGTATTGATTTGGGTGGGATTATTCCCTATCACCCTATGGAATCTGTAACCCTGACAGACCTTCTTGTAGTTACTCAGTTGCTATTTGACAGCACCGGCGGTGAAGAGCTAACACGGGGTAACTCAGAGCTCTGTCCCATTTTGTAGCTGTCTGAGGTGTATTTTGAAGAGCTGGGAATTTTAGTTATATACCCATGAGAAGAAATAAACTAGTATTCTCTTCAAACATTGCTTGGCCTCAGTGCTCCTTAGGATCTGGAGAACAATGGCCCCCTAATGTCTCTCTAAATTGTAGTACCTTCTACTAGAACTGTTCTGTTTTGTGAAAGGGAATAAAAATGAAGTTCCTTATGTATAAACTTTTATGATGTATCAAAGGGAGACCTCAGAGAAAATGTAACATGCCCAGAAttatgatacaaaaaaaaaattcctccaatAAGCAAATATTAAAGTTGTATCCAATTTTCAGGAATTTAAGTGATGAACAAATTGAACAAATAAATGCTCCTATAGCACtgccatggcttcccaggtggctcagtgataaagaatccacctgcaatgcaggagacgtgggttcaatccctgggtgggaaagatcccctggaaaaggaaatggcaacccactccagtatttcttgcctagaaaacctgatggacagaggagcctggcaggctatagtctattgTGTCGtagaagagctggacatgatttagcaaacAAACAACAGCACTGCTACTGTTGCATGGAGGGCAGAATGGGGAAAAGCAGGGCCTAGGGGACTTGATAGTAACTGACTCACCCCTACCAGCTCTGGTGGGAGCTGAAGGAGGAGGAAACCACTTGCGGGAAAAAAGGACAGTCTCTCCCTCCTGTACTTGATAGGGTGCCCACTTTGGCCAGGGAGCCACTCTTGTTTGGACAGAACAGTTCCCACTGAGGCAGACTGCCACTGTAAGAATAAACGCCCAAGATCACGCAGCAGGATTTGTGTGGATATGCTCTTCTACCAACACCCCTGCCCCCAACGCTTTATTTTCACTCTTGTTTTTCACATCGGACTTGTTCAACTAGAAACATATGCCAAGTTATTGAATGACCCGAAAAGATAGAAAACTTATTCTCCATCTCTGAGACCCACAACTCAAGTTGGGCTGATGTTCAAAGTGTACTAACTACCCTGTTGAccgaagaagagaggaaaatggtGCTAGAAAAAGCCTAGAAGAGGCAGATACACTGCATGTTGctgcctggaggaaggaaatggcagctcactccagtgctcctgcctggacaattccatgaacagaggaggcttgggcgggggcaggggtgtggggagcGCGGcctacagcccgtggggttgcaaagagtccgatatgactgagcacacacaaggcACACACAATATGCAGGTCTGTGTCAAGATAATCTGACAAATTTCAAATTAGTTAACCAGATCCTTTGTGGCTCAGAGAACCCCAGATATACAGGAAAAGTTGAagagacaagttttttttttattttcaaatctttttttaaaaagacaacccacagaatgggagaaaatatttgcaaacaatgcaaccaacaaaggattaatctccaaatttacaaacagctcatgcagttcaatatcaataaaacaacccaatcagaaaatgagaCGATgataatagacatttctccaaagaaaacatacagatggccaacagaacATGGAAAGGTATttcagcattgctaattattagagaaatgcaaatcaaaactacagtgaataAACAACAGCGCTGCTAATGTTGCATGGAGGGAAATGCAGGGGCTAGGGAACTTGATAGCAACTGACACACCCCTACCAACTCAGGTGGGAGCTGAAGGAGGAAGAAACCACTGGAGGGAAAGAAGGACGGTCTCTCCCTCTGTACCTGACAGGAAACCCACTTTGGCCAGGGAGCCACTCTTGTGCAGGCAGAACAACTTCCACTGAGGCAGATCCCCACACCAATTAGAATGGTCCTAactaaaaattctacaaacaatcctggagagggtgtgaagaaaaagggaaccctcctacactgttgatgggaatataactTTGT from Odocoileus virginianus isolate 20LAN1187 ecotype Illinois unplaced genomic scaffold, Ovbor_1.2 Unplaced_Contig_30, whole genome shotgun sequence includes the following:
- the LOC110131869 gene encoding olfactory receptor 52K1, which encodes MAASNITSTHPAAFLLVGIPGLEHLHVWISIPFCFAYTLALLGNCTLLFIIQADAALHEPMYLFLAMLAIIDLVLSSTTLPKMLAIFWFRDREINFYACLVQMFFLHSFSIMESAVLLAMAFDRYVAICKPLHYSTILTGPLITKIGLAAVTRAVTLMTPLPFLLRRFHYCRGPVIAHCYCEHMAVVRLACGDTRFNNIYGIAVAMFIVVLDLLFVILSYIFILQAVLQLASQEARYKAFGTCVSHVGAILSTYTPVVISSVMHRVAQRAAPHVHILLAIFYLLFPPMVNPIIYGVKTKQIRDHVLSLFWRKNV